The following are encoded in a window of Cygnus olor isolate bCygOlo1 chromosome 21, bCygOlo1.pri.v2, whole genome shotgun sequence genomic DNA:
- the CCNL2 gene encoding cyclin-L2 isoform X2 has translation MNDSLRTDVFVRFQPESIACACIYLAARTLEIPLPNRPHWFLLFGTTEEEIQEICLKILQLYTRKKVDLSDLESKVEKKKLAIEEAKAQAKGLLPEGAPNLDNPSGFSPAPKNESPKEVKGNKPSPLPVQAMKNAKRKTEGTKRTGSNSPVNGIQKGRESRSRSGSRDQSYSRSPSRSASPKHRKSESYSTSSGSKSHSRSRSRSDSPPRQFNHSSSYKGSKMRSYKKSKDYKYSAHKPRKSRSRSSSRSRSRSRERSDHSGKYKKKSHYYRNHRHERSRSYERASHRYDRDHPGHSRHRR, from the exons ATGAATGATAGCCTGAGAACAGATGTCTTTGTAAGATTTCAGCCAGAAAGCATTGCCTGTGCATGTATTTACCTTGCAGCTAGAACATTGGAG ATTCCACTTCCTAATCGTCCACACTGGTTTTTACTCTTTGGAACAACAGAGGAAGAGATTCAAGAAATCTGCTTAAAAATCTTGCAGCTCTATACTAGgaaaaag GTTGATTTGTCTGATCTGGAAAGtaaagtggaaaagaagaaactggcAATTGAAGAGGCAAAAGCTCAAGCTAAAGGTCTCCTACCTGAAGGAGCCCCAAATTTGGATAACCCATCAGGATTTTCCCCTGCACCAAAAAATG AGTCTCCAAAAGAGGTTAAAGGAAATAAACCCTCGCCGCTACCTGTTCAGGCAATGAAGAatgctaaaaggaaaacagagggaaCAAAAAGAACGGGTTCAAATAGTCCAGTGAATGG cattcagaaaggaagagaaagcagaagtcGAAGTGGAAGTCGAGATCAAAGTTACTCAAGATCACCATCCAGATCTGCATCTCCTAAGCACAG GAAAAGTGAAAGTTATTCCACGTCAAGTGGCTCGAAGTCCCATAGCCGTTCGAGGAGCCGCAGTGACTCTCCCCCAAGACAGTTCAACCACAGTTCCAGTTACAAAGGTTCCAAGATGAGAAGTTACAAGAAATCAAAGGACTATAAATACTCGGCGCACAAACCACGGAAATCGCGCAGCAGGAGCTCGTCGCGTTCCAGGAGCCGGTCCCGGGAGCGCTCCGATCATTCAGGGAAGTACAAGAAGAAGAGTCACTACTACAGAAATCACAGGCATGAGCGTTCGCGCTCCTACGAGCGAGCAAGTCATCGCTATGACCGCGACCATCCCGGCCACAGCAGGCATAGGCGATGA